A genomic region of Alkalispirochaeta americana contains the following coding sequences:
- a CDS encoding peptidylprolyl isomerase, whose translation MKHTRITAITAALFLLLTLPLWARGGQEKEQEAETSAPAVQEETREEKSLSRDELAARVNGRGISREEFDDVVETNIYRFEMHNDQSFPQDRRGELERQVLDGLITRTVLETEAETQGIVVTDEQLSEALEQFRSQFPDRESYRAALEQQGFSEDLFEAEVLRQIAIETLINTRAFEGLTVDEATAREFYDAHPDYFERPEQVAARHILLSAEEGADKEQLRSRLGEIRQQLLDGADFGEMAREYSDCPSSAEGGELGAFGRGQMVPSFEEAAFSLDAGELSDIVETQFGFHLVQVTERIPGRVIAFTDVLPEIEEFLLEDLQNEAARNYVTSLREAAQIEEFVQID comes from the coding sequence ATGAAACATACACGAATAACCGCGATAACGGCGGCATTGTTCCTCCTCCTGACGCTCCCCTTGTGGGCGCGGGGAGGACAGGAAAAGGAACAGGAGGCGGAAACTTCCGCCCCGGCAGTCCAGGAAGAAACCAGGGAAGAGAAAAGCCTTTCCCGGGATGAACTGGCAGCTCGGGTAAACGGCCGGGGAATTTCCCGGGAAGAGTTCGACGATGTGGTGGAGACCAACATCTACCGTTTCGAGATGCATAATGACCAATCGTTTCCCCAGGATCGCCGGGGGGAGCTGGAACGGCAAGTCCTGGACGGGCTGATTACCCGCACCGTTCTGGAAACCGAGGCCGAAACGCAGGGGATTGTGGTCACCGACGAGCAGCTGAGCGAGGCCCTCGAGCAGTTCCGGAGTCAGTTTCCCGACCGGGAGTCCTACCGGGCAGCTCTGGAGCAGCAGGGGTTTTCCGAGGATCTCTTTGAGGCCGAGGTTCTGCGGCAGATTGCGATCGAGACGCTGATTAACACCAGGGCTTTCGAGGGGCTGACCGTGGACGAAGCGACGGCTCGGGAGTTCTACGATGCTCATCCCGATTATTTCGAGCGCCCCGAACAGGTAGCCGCCCGCCATATCCTTCTCTCGGCTGAGGAGGGGGCAGACAAGGAGCAGCTTCGGTCCCGGCTTGGCGAGATCCGGCAACAGCTCCTGGACGGCGCTGATTTCGGAGAGATGGCCCGGGAATACAGCGATTGTCCCAGCTCGGCTGAGGGCGGTGAGCTGGGGGCCTTTGGCCGGGGTCAGATGGTTCCCTCTTTCGAAGAGGCTGCCTTTTCCCTGGATGCCGGGGAACTCTCGGATATCGTGGAAACCCAGTTCGGTTTCCATCTGGTCCAGGTGACCGAACGGATTCCTGGCCGGGTCATCGCGTTCACCGATGTGCTTCCCGAGATCGAGGAGTTTCTCCTGGAAGATCTGCAGAACGAGGCCGCCCGGAATTACGTCACGTCCCTGCGCGAGGCTGCGCAGATCGAAGAGTTCGTCCAGATCGACTGA
- a CDS encoding adenosine deaminase family protein produces the protein MQHYPKEFIQSIPKTDLHVHLDGSLREQTLIDIAREEKIELPSYTPEGLNELVFKPHYESLDEYLRGFGLTTKVMQRAEHLQQIAFELAWDNAREGVRHLEVRFAPQLHVTEELPFSQVMHAVDEGLRRARTEINATLPPEEPEFDYGIIVIAMRFFAPNFSRYYQTLSSVHSYSSQQEIIQMASRELARATVKLRNETDLQIVGFDLAGSEFGYPAGDHEEAFDYVHEHFLNKTVHAGEAYGPESIFQAITKLHADRIGHGLRLFSPDHIRDTSIENPDEYVERLIDYIANNRTTIEVCLTSNLQTAPDIPSVQDHSLREMLKHRLSVTFCTDNRLVSHTTVTKEIELALETFSIPPKQLKDIIVYGFKRSFSYKRYPEKREYVRRVITRYEELEKQYGIT, from the coding sequence ATGCAGCACTATCCAAAAGAGTTTATTCAGAGTATTCCCAAGACCGACCTTCACGTCCACCTCGATGGAAGCCTGCGGGAGCAGACCCTGATCGATATCGCCCGGGAGGAGAAGATAGAACTCCCTTCGTATACTCCCGAGGGGCTGAACGAGCTGGTCTTCAAACCTCATTACGAAAGCCTCGACGAATACCTGCGGGGATTCGGCCTGACCACAAAGGTGATGCAGCGGGCAGAACACCTCCAGCAGATCGCCTTCGAACTTGCCTGGGACAACGCCCGGGAAGGCGTGCGGCACCTGGAAGTGCGCTTTGCTCCCCAGCTGCACGTCACGGAGGAGCTCCCCTTTTCCCAGGTCATGCACGCCGTGGACGAAGGGTTGCGCCGGGCCCGGACAGAGATAAACGCCACCCTTCCCCCGGAAGAACCCGAGTTCGACTACGGCATCATCGTGATCGCCATGCGTTTTTTTGCACCCAACTTTTCCCGCTATTACCAGACCCTCAGCTCCGTCCACAGCTACTCAAGTCAGCAGGAGATCATTCAGATGGCCTCGAGGGAGCTGGCCCGGGCTACGGTAAAACTTCGAAACGAGACCGATCTGCAGATTGTCGGGTTCGATCTGGCAGGAAGCGAGTTCGGATACCCCGCCGGGGATCACGAGGAGGCCTTTGACTACGTTCACGAGCATTTCCTGAACAAAACCGTCCACGCCGGAGAAGCCTACGGACCCGAATCGATCTTCCAGGCCATAACAAAACTTCACGCCGACCGGATCGGCCATGGCCTTCGGCTCTTCAGCCCCGATCATATCCGGGATACCTCGATCGAGAACCCCGACGAATACGTGGAGCGTCTGATCGACTATATCGCCAACAACCGGACAACCATCGAGGTTTGCCTCACCAGCAACCTCCAGACGGCACCGGATATTCCTTCTGTCCAGGATCACTCCCTGAGAGAGATGCTGAAACACCGCCTCTCGGTGACGTTCTGCACCGACAACCGCCTTGTATCGCACACCACCGTGACCAAGGAGATAGAACTGGCCCTGGAGACCTTTTCAATTCCGCCAAAACAACTGAAGGATATCATCGTCTACGGCTTCAAACGATCCTTCTCGTACAAGCGCTACCCGGAAAAGCGGGAATACGTGCGTCGCGTCATTACCCGCTACGAAGAGCTGGAAAAGCAGTACGGAATTACCTGA
- the hflC gene encoding protease modulator HflC gives MKKISSILTVLLVAGIFLVILGPFYIVPEGRQALIIRFGQIVKVTQDAGLHLKTPVIDQVVPYSARILSWDGEARRMPTSENQFIWVDTTARWVIQDPDLFYRAVTTMERAYSRLNDVIESAVRTVISGHSLEEAVRDSNVINEIVRSQPMPSQAELAAEDGDDRRLREITNLLAVVENQPNISIGRQALSEVMLTRANETAQEMGIEIKDIVIRQIRYSADLTESVYERMVSERRQIAEAYRSYGEGRKQELLGQRDNERRSIISEAYERAETIRGTSDAEAATIYTNAYRQDPEFFAFWRAIESYRKTMPQFRKTLSTDMDYFNFLYSEEG, from the coding sequence ATGAAAAAGATATCATCAATCCTCACGGTACTCCTCGTAGCGGGTATCTTTCTTGTGATCCTGGGCCCCTTCTATATCGTCCCCGAAGGACGTCAGGCCCTGATCATCCGTTTTGGCCAGATCGTAAAAGTCACCCAGGATGCAGGCCTTCACCTGAAGACCCCCGTGATCGACCAGGTAGTCCCCTACTCGGCACGGATCCTTTCCTGGGACGGCGAGGCCCGGCGAATGCCCACCTCGGAAAACCAGTTTATCTGGGTAGACACCACGGCGCGCTGGGTCATTCAGGACCCGGACCTCTTCTACCGGGCCGTCACCACCATGGAGCGAGCCTATTCGCGTCTGAACGACGTGATCGAGAGCGCCGTGCGTACGGTAATCTCGGGGCACTCCCTGGAAGAGGCGGTGCGTGATTCAAACGTGATCAACGAGATCGTCCGGTCCCAGCCCATGCCCTCCCAGGCGGAACTGGCAGCCGAAGACGGCGACGACCGACGCCTGCGTGAGATTACCAACCTCCTGGCGGTGGTGGAAAATCAGCCCAACATTTCCATAGGCCGCCAGGCTCTCTCGGAAGTCATGCTCACCCGGGCCAACGAGACCGCCCAGGAGATGGGCATCGAGATCAAGGATATCGTCATTCGCCAGATCCGCTATTCGGCGGACCTCACGGAAAGCGTGTACGAACGGATGGTCTCGGAACGACGGCAGATCGCCGAAGCCTACCGCTCCTACGGCGAGGGCCGCAAGCAGGAGCTTCTGGGACAGCGGGACAACGAGCGCCGATCGATCATCTCCGAGGCCTACGAACGGGCCGAGACGATCCGGGGAACATCCGATGCCGAAGCGGCAACGATCTATACCAATGCCTACCGGCAAGATCCGGAGTTCTTTGCGTTCTGGAGGGCTATCGAGTCCTACCGGAAGACGATGCCTCAGTTCCGCAAGACCCTCAGCACCGATATGGACTATTTCAACTTTCTTTACAGCGAAGAAGGCTAG
- the hflK gene encoding FtsH protease activity modulator HflK codes for MSEQDDSTPRFPFSINGKALAIVAVVILLLGMITTSFFVVDQTEEAVVLRLGRYHRTAAPGLHFKLPLGMEQNYNVPTQAVQNMQFGFRLQQPGVTSVMSQRDYKEESLMLTGDLNIVDVEWIIQYRITNPTDWLFNVEDQERTIRDISQSTVNRLVGDRAIIDVLSDERPAIELFAQDQMNDVFQGYNLGVTVTAVRLQNIVPPSGRVQDAFEDVNRAIQDMNRLINEGREAYNREIPRARGEAEQMVQIARGYAAERVNRARGDASRFVNVLREYRNDPRTTRTRLYYEMVEDVFIPDDSSQEPERPELIDRNLSNFIPLLNMQRQGLTTGGAR; via the coding sequence ATGTCGGAACAGGACGACTCCACGCCCCGCTTTCCCTTTTCAATAAATGGAAAAGCGCTGGCGATCGTCGCAGTAGTAATCCTCCTCCTTGGCATGATCACCACAAGTTTTTTCGTGGTCGATCAGACAGAGGAGGCCGTAGTACTGCGGCTTGGCCGCTATCACCGGACAGCAGCCCCGGGCCTTCACTTCAAACTGCCCCTGGGGATGGAACAAAATTATAACGTACCAACCCAGGCAGTCCAGAATATGCAATTCGGCTTTCGCCTCCAGCAGCCGGGAGTAACATCGGTCATGTCCCAGCGTGACTACAAGGAAGAATCCCTCATGCTCACGGGGGATCTGAACATCGTCGATGTGGAGTGGATCATCCAGTACCGCATCACCAACCCCACGGACTGGCTCTTCAACGTGGAAGACCAGGAGCGGACGATCCGGGATATCTCGCAGTCCACAGTAAACCGCCTCGTGGGAGATAGGGCGATCATCGACGTCCTGAGTGACGAACGCCCTGCAATCGAACTGTTCGCCCAGGATCAAATGAACGATGTCTTCCAGGGCTACAACCTGGGTGTAACCGTCACGGCCGTGCGCCTCCAGAACATCGTACCTCCTTCGGGACGGGTTCAGGACGCCTTCGAGGATGTGAACCGGGCGATCCAGGACATGAACCGCCTGATCAACGAGGGCCGTGAGGCCTATAACCGGGAAATTCCCCGAGCCCGGGGTGAAGCAGAACAGATGGTGCAGATTGCCCGGGGCTACGCTGCAGAGCGGGTCAACCGTGCCCGGGGAGACGCATCGCGCTTTGTAAACGTCCTGAGGGAGTACCGCAACGATCCCCGCACAACCAGAACCCGTCTCTACTACGAGATGGTGGAGGACGTCTTCATACCCGATGATTCGTCTCAGGAGCCGGAACGGCCTGAGCTGATCGATCGCAATCTGTCAAACTTCATTCCTCTGTTGAACATGCAGCGCCAGGGTCTCACCACGGGAGGTGCCCGATGA
- a CDS encoding formylglycine-generating enzyme family protein translates to MMSYRRWPVGRGLLRMVFRWFFPGVPGRLLPGGVALGLVLAGMLAGCRSAPDEDILPELVDWGVHFHQAPADGTELATDEVRLVISPGTLDIGRVQAVVLRLNWTEPDPDMGVIAGDFEKRKELLELADQNPPLISFLLPLEGVPQGAPVRVGAFLELQEGALVPVKEPFTVTFELSLPQPGGLQEELLTIDPRPVLSWARDEAISAVEISLAGEREILVPGDGPGDDQVSLRPSRDILSSGELLRGGEFPWRLRSVSPRGVRGPWSEAGLIRYDLTESVPVSTGLRSGDRTVVSRPALVWAGVDGTSQYHLEYYLESEEHRLEGLVITEESRHRFSGEEAEFFSSAGAGATLRWRLRGENLRGTPTPWSDYHETEHLLLISALEPLIHPGAEAQVLLGAPRGTPGARPDEMPQVPVVLDGPLGVARTPLTVEAVAELFNQGLRSGELSLSGGRLVEVRQEVPLLALEGLDFGSQFGLREEVGATQGESRLGVVPGYRSHPAVGITWFGAVWLMNRLSLLEGRDQAYEIRGDEVFWDPRASGYRLPTEAEWALAAAARRRLPREGWAEPLVVFRELSSRDLRNINFLRSGDAWEDPLPPYTRAGGPTSPVGALTGAAPAGVQDLLGNVWEWCWDWYSPERGIPLPRNYAGPEEPAPDLYGRVLRVVRGGAWNTPREGLRPTMRGAFAPAAASHSIGVRPARGAAEYPPGEVQ, encoded by the coding sequence ATGATGAGCTATCGCCGTTGGCCCGTCGGCAGGGGGCTGCTCCGGATGGTTTTTCGGTGGTTTTTCCCAGGTGTCCCGGGGCGGCTGCTCCCGGGGGGGGTCGCTCTGGGGCTGGTGCTCGCGGGAATGCTTGCGGGGTGCCGGAGTGCTCCCGATGAAGACATCCTCCCGGAGCTGGTCGACTGGGGGGTGCATTTCCACCAGGCTCCTGCCGATGGAACGGAGCTCGCCACCGACGAGGTCCGACTGGTGATTTCCCCGGGAACTCTGGACATCGGCAGGGTCCAGGCGGTGGTCCTTCGGCTGAACTGGACGGAGCCTGATCCCGACATGGGGGTGATAGCCGGCGATTTCGAGAAGCGAAAGGAGCTCCTGGAGCTCGCCGATCAGAACCCGCCGTTGATATCCTTCCTGCTTCCCCTGGAAGGGGTCCCCCAGGGGGCTCCTGTCAGGGTCGGGGCCTTTCTGGAACTTCAGGAGGGGGCGCTGGTGCCGGTGAAGGAGCCCTTCACCGTTACCTTTGAGCTCTCCCTGCCGCAACCGGGGGGGCTTCAGGAAGAGCTTCTGACGATAGACCCCCGGCCGGTCCTCTCCTGGGCCAGGGACGAGGCAATTTCGGCGGTGGAGATTTCTTTGGCAGGGGAACGGGAGATCCTGGTCCCCGGCGATGGGCCTGGGGACGACCAGGTATCGCTCCGTCCCTCCCGGGATATTCTCTCTTCCGGGGAGCTTCTCCGGGGAGGCGAGTTTCCCTGGCGCCTGCGCAGCGTCTCTCCCCGGGGAGTTCGGGGCCCCTGGTCCGAGGCTGGTCTCATTCGCTATGACCTGACCGAGAGTGTTCCCGTTTCCACAGGTCTCAGGTCGGGCGATCGCACCGTTGTGTCCCGGCCGGCCCTGGTTTGGGCCGGGGTGGACGGTACCAGTCAGTATCACCTGGAGTATTATCTGGAATCGGAGGAGCACCGCCTCGAGGGGCTGGTTATCACCGAAGAGAGTCGTCACCGTTTTTCCGGTGAGGAGGCGGAGTTTTTCTCATCGGCAGGAGCCGGAGCAACCCTGCGCTGGCGGTTGCGCGGCGAGAACCTTCGGGGAACCCCTACTCCCTGGAGCGACTATCACGAGACAGAGCATCTCCTGCTGATCTCGGCCCTGGAGCCGCTGATTCATCCCGGCGCCGAGGCCCAGGTGCTTCTGGGGGCTCCCCGGGGAACCCCCGGGGCCCGCCCCGACGAGATGCCCCAGGTGCCGGTGGTGCTGGATGGCCCCTTGGGGGTCGCCCGGACGCCGCTCACGGTGGAGGCCGTGGCGGAACTTTTTAACCAGGGCCTCCGGTCGGGAGAACTCTCCCTCTCTGGAGGGCGTCTGGTGGAGGTCCGGCAGGAGGTTCCTCTGCTGGCGCTGGAGGGACTCGACTTTGGTTCCCAGTTTGGACTCAGGGAAGAGGTGGGGGCCACTCAGGGAGAATCCCGTCTGGGCGTTGTGCCGGGATATCGCTCGCATCCTGCTGTGGGAATCACCTGGTTCGGGGCGGTCTGGCTCATGAATCGTCTTTCGCTGCTCGAGGGGCGGGACCAGGCCTACGAGATACGGGGGGACGAGGTTTTTTGGGACCCCCGGGCTTCGGGGTATCGCCTTCCCACGGAGGCCGAGTGGGCTCTGGCCGCAGCAGCCAGGAGACGTCTTCCCCGGGAAGGGTGGGCGGAGCCGCTGGTGGTCTTCCGGGAGCTCTCCTCCCGGGACCTTCGGAACATCAACTTTCTCCGCAGCGGCGACGCCTGGGAAGATCCTTTGCCGCCGTACACCCGGGCCGGGGGGCCCACGTCACCTGTGGGGGCTCTCACCGGGGCCGCTCCGGCGGGGGTTCAGGATCTTTTGGGGAATGTCTGGGAATGGTGCTGGGACTGGTACAGCCCTGAGCGGGGAATTCCTCTGCCCCGAAACTACGCAGGCCCCGAGGAGCCCGCGCCCGATCTCTACGGGAGAGTCTTGCGTGTTGTCCGCGGTGGGGCCTGGAATACTCCCCGGGAGGGGTTGCGTCCAACAATGCGAGGGGCCTTCGCCCCTGCTGCGGCGAGCCACAGCATCGGGGTTCGCCCGGCCCGGGGGGCTGCAGAGTACCCTCCCGGGGAAGTGCAATGA
- the metG gene encoding methionine--tRNA ligase, producing MKKRLITSALPYVNNIPHLGNLIQVLSADVFARFCRSRGYETLYVCGTDEYGTATETRAREEGISPEQLCTRYHAIHTEIYEWFHISFDKWGRTSTPEQTAIVQSIFRNLHDQGYIRERTIEQLYSEKSRMFLADRYVAGTCPKCGHGDARGDQCEECGSLLDPTDLIEPRSVMDGTRPVIRETTHLYIDLPAILPKLQQWMSEASERGRWARNAIRMTEAWIRDGLKERAITRDLKWGIPVPLEGFEDKVFYVWFDAPIGYISITATLTDQWEQWWKNPREVELFQFIGKDNIPFHTVIFPSSLLGSGEDWTMLHHMSSSEYLNYEGGQFSKSKGIGVFGTDARETGIPADVWRFYLFYNRPETSDYTFTWDDFQEKVNGELIGNLANLVNRTTTFLARFFDGTLPPEVSLDSAGSQDRQAFWDEVRQREAEITEKLEWAGLREGLRRIFALSSYGNRVFQAAEPWKTRKTDPEGTHLLLADLVYLVRDLAILIEPYLPATAERVRSLLGASAEGAWNWTALGDPRGLSRIATPEILFEQLSDELIQELRDRFSGSQADRARRAREAGDATKADAKGPGSPREGKTGAKSDKNRKDHAVSERLEDQFAEKVELRAAKILEVEQHPEADKLYIERLDDGTPEGRTIVSGLRGHYTTEELVGKTIVVVANLKPAKLRGVKSEGMLLAASSGEGDQEIVDVLFLEGVEPGSRILLQGQEQNASPQDSLKRLKVDDFFAIPLRAVDGAVLVGETPLVDAGGAPLKTSRLSHGSVG from the coding sequence ATGAAAAAACGCCTCATTACCAGCGCACTTCCCTACGTAAACAATATTCCTCACCTGGGAAATCTCATCCAGGTCCTCTCGGCTGATGTGTTCGCCCGGTTTTGCCGATCCCGGGGGTACGAGACCCTCTACGTCTGCGGCACCGACGAGTACGGCACCGCCACCGAGACCCGGGCTCGCGAGGAGGGAATATCCCCCGAGCAGCTCTGCACGCGGTATCACGCGATTCATACCGAAATTTATGAGTGGTTCCATATCTCTTTTGACAAGTGGGGCCGAACCTCGACGCCCGAACAGACTGCGATCGTTCAGTCAATTTTTCGCAATCTCCATGATCAGGGGTATATTCGGGAGCGGACCATCGAGCAGCTCTACAGCGAGAAATCCCGGATGTTTCTGGCCGACCGCTACGTGGCGGGAACGTGCCCCAAGTGCGGTCACGGCGATGCCCGGGGAGATCAGTGCGAAGAATGCGGATCGCTGCTGGATCCGACAGACCTGATAGAACCCCGGAGCGTAATGGACGGAACACGGCCGGTGATCCGCGAGACCACGCATCTCTACATTGACCTCCCGGCGATCCTGCCGAAACTCCAGCAATGGATGTCCGAGGCGAGCGAGCGAGGCCGCTGGGCCCGCAACGCAATTCGCATGACCGAGGCCTGGATACGGGATGGCCTGAAAGAGCGGGCGATAACGCGGGACCTCAAGTGGGGAATCCCCGTTCCCCTGGAGGGGTTTGAAGACAAGGTTTTTTACGTATGGTTCGACGCTCCCATCGGGTATATTTCGATCACCGCCACCCTGACTGACCAGTGGGAGCAGTGGTGGAAGAACCCCCGGGAGGTGGAACTCTTCCAGTTTATCGGAAAAGATAATATTCCCTTCCACACGGTGATCTTCCCCTCGTCGCTTCTGGGGAGCGGTGAGGACTGGACCATGCTGCACCACATGAGCTCTTCGGAGTACCTGAACTACGAGGGCGGGCAGTTTTCCAAGAGCAAGGGCATCGGTGTCTTTGGTACCGATGCCCGGGAGACGGGTATCCCCGCCGATGTGTGGCGGTTTTACCTCTTCTACAACCGGCCCGAGACCAGCGATTACACCTTTACCTGGGACGATTTCCAGGAAAAGGTAAACGGTGAGCTGATTGGAAACCTGGCGAACCTGGTGAACCGCACCACCACTTTTCTGGCGCGCTTCTTCGACGGAACTCTTCCTCCTGAGGTGTCCCTGGATAGCGCCGGATCACAGGATCGTCAGGCTTTCTGGGATGAGGTCCGGCAGCGCGAGGCCGAGATAACGGAGAAGCTGGAGTGGGCCGGACTCCGGGAGGGGCTGCGACGGATCTTTGCGCTTTCCAGCTACGGAAACCGGGTTTTTCAGGCGGCTGAGCCCTGGAAAACCCGCAAGACCGACCCCGAGGGAACCCATCTGCTTTTGGCCGATCTGGTCTATCTGGTGCGGGATCTGGCGATCCTGATCGAGCCCTACCTGCCCGCTACGGCAGAACGGGTCAGGTCTCTCCTGGGTGCGTCTGCGGAGGGGGCCTGGAACTGGACTGCCCTGGGAGATCCCCGGGGGCTTTCCCGAATTGCCACTCCCGAGATTCTCTTCGAACAGCTTTCGGACGAGCTGATCCAGGAGTTGCGGGACCGTTTTTCCGGCAGCCAGGCCGATCGTGCCCGGCGGGCCCGTGAGGCCGGGGACGCGACGAAGGCAGACGCGAAGGGGCCCGGTTCTCCCCGGGAGGGCAAAACCGGCGCGAAGAGTGACAAAAACAGAAAGGATCATGCCGTGAGTGAACGACTTGAGGATCAGTTTGCAGAAAAGGTTGAGCTTCGGGCGGCAAAAATTCTGGAGGTGGAGCAGCACCCCGAGGCGGACAAGCTCTATATCGAGCGGCTCGACGATGGCACCCCCGAGGGGCGGACGATCGTCAGCGGTCTGCGCGGCCACTATACTACGGAAGAGTTGGTGGGCAAGACCATTGTGGTGGTGGCAAACCTGAAACCAGCCAAGCTCCGGGGGGTAAAAAGCGAGGGAATGCTTCTGGCCGCCAGCTCCGGTGAGGGAGACCAGGAGATTGTGGATGTGCTCTTCCTGGAAGGGGTCGAGCCGGGGTCCCGGATTCTTCTGCAGGGGCAGGAGCAGAACGCCTCTCCCCAGGATTCTCTGAAACGCCTGAAGGTGGATGATTTCTTTGCGATTCCCCTTCGTGCCGTGGACGGGGCGGTTCTTGTGGGCGAGACACCGCTGGTGGACGCCGGGGGGGCTCCCCTGAAAACAAGCCGCCTCTCCCATGGATCGGTGGGGTGA
- a CDS encoding lipid II:glycine glycyltransferase FemX, whose amino-acid sequence MTGSLLQTAWWGELKEEFGWSVTTATEGTRVFCRSLGPFRLGYIPFGFSRATGDPPGPGAIGQVVQSMREAAKDLPGRPHLLRWDVPWQVDHFDRSEAVAAGLRPAPVRVQPPDTVVVSLQDEEESLLSRMKSKTRYNIRLAQRRGVLVEAFTADDSRADRELMLWYELYQDTARRDRITIHPFCYYRRVLELSRRDGAPRLTLYQARHEGDLLGGIVVVSWQGTSTYLYGAGADIKRNLMASYLLQWEALRQARARGDRSYDLFGIPPSDDPAHPMHGLYRFKTGFGGELLHRPGCWDLPLHQHRAWCFRNAERVRGWYYQGLRKGLEGSLGRIRAAAGRPGA is encoded by the coding sequence ATGACGGGATCGCTCCTGCAGACTGCCTGGTGGGGAGAGCTGAAGGAGGAGTTCGGCTGGTCCGTGACCACCGCCACCGAGGGGACGCGGGTCTTCTGCCGTTCCCTGGGGCCTTTCAGGCTGGGATACATTCCCTTCGGGTTTTCCCGGGCGACCGGTGATCCTCCCGGGCCGGGAGCGATCGGGCAGGTGGTTCAGTCCATGCGAGAGGCTGCGAAGGATCTCCCCGGGAGACCCCATCTGCTGCGGTGGGACGTGCCGTGGCAGGTTGATCACTTTGATCGGAGCGAGGCTGTGGCTGCAGGGCTTCGTCCTGCTCCTGTCCGCGTCCAGCCCCCCGATACGGTGGTGGTCTCTCTTCAGGACGAAGAAGAATCCCTGCTCTCGCGGATGAAATCAAAGACCCGCTATAATATTCGCCTGGCCCAGCGCCGGGGTGTCCTGGTAGAGGCCTTTACAGCCGATGATTCCCGGGCAGACCGGGAGCTGATGCTGTGGTACGAGCTCTATCAGGATACGGCCCGGCGTGACCGGATCACTATTCATCCCTTCTGTTACTACCGGCGGGTTCTGGAGTTATCCCGCCGGGACGGGGCTCCGCGTCTTACGCTGTATCAGGCCCGGCACGAGGGGGATCTGCTCGGCGGAATCGTGGTGGTTTCCTGGCAGGGGACCTCGACCTACCTCTACGGTGCCGGAGCCGATATAAAACGCAATCTCATGGCGAGCTACCTGTTGCAGTGGGAGGCGCTTCGCCAGGCCCGGGCCCGGGGGGATCGGTCCTACGATCTCTTCGGGATCCCTCCCTCGGATGACCCGGCTCATCCCATGCACGGGCTGTATCGCTTCAAGACCGGCTTCGGGGGGGAACTGCTCCACCGGCCGGGATGCTGGGACCTTCCTCTCCACCAGCATCGCGCCTGGTGTTTCCGCAACGCCGAGAGGGTGCGGGGATGGTACTACCAGGGGCTGCGCAAGGGTCTGGAGGGAAGCCTCGGCCGGATCAGGGCTGCCGCCGGGAGACCGGGGGCATGA